One window of Pieris napi chromosome 1, ilPieNapi1.2, whole genome shotgun sequence genomic DNA carries:
- the LOC125049179 gene encoding sphingomyelin phosphodiesterase isoform X1, whose protein sequence is MVIRLPWLLQAVTLGLTIILVSGNPLFLQTGRNIKPVIKWSQPMDTWNWTEEPRNDEALFSPSNFTHKLPPTANETELIAHMAALKRNYSRLLWDSDKSSNLPLFVDKALKLLNLKQVYYEVEHSVMSKVSCTACKAGAGLLQHYMRLGKSKEEINKMIYKFCVSLNIQSARVCDGITRLFGSEVIYVLKRVTYGPDEICSFVIGDACGDVYNPYHEWEVAFPPVPKPPRHDLEAPIEKAPSFKVLQISDTHFDPYYAEGSNAECNEPLCCRASNGPALTPGGGAGRWGDYRKCDTPKRTIDHMLKHIADTHTDIDYILWTGDLPPHDVWNQTKEENLKVLQETVAQMSDMFPGVPIFPALGNHESSPVNSFPPPYISSPESNIGWLYNELDAQWRRWLPAGVSHTIRRGAFYSVLVRPGFRIISLNMNYCNNKNWWLLLNSTDPATELQWLIYELQSAEFSGEKVHIIGHIPPGHSDCLKVWSRNYYAIINRYESTITAQFFGHTHFDEFEVFYDPNDLGRATSIAYVGPSVSPYYDLNLGYRIYYVDGDHDATTRLVVDHETWIMNLKEANLFGYPIWYKLYSARSAYMMSALRPEDWDRFIDNMTEKEDLFNLYHKHYWKNSPRRGICDGECRKRLICDARSGRSHDRRALCVNIEARIDGASPTPQTWRAWFYNGLSVSMSMLMQIPQVAYQIPKFVMGLG, encoded by the exons ATGGTTATTAGATTACCATGGCTTCTTCAAGCAGTAACTCTCGGCCTCACAATAATCTTAGTATCAG GTAatccattatttttacaaacagGCAGAAATATAAAACCAGTTATCAAATGGAGTCAACCAATGGACACCTGGAACTGGACAGAGGAACCTCGCAATGACGAAGCTTTATTTTCGCCATCTAACTTCACCCACAAACTACCTCCTACAGCCAATGAAACGGAACTCATAGCACACATGGCCGCCTTAAAGCGAAATTATTCTCGACTCCTTTGGGATAGTGATAAGAGCAGTAATCTGCCGCTCTTCGTCGATAAAGCGCTCAAGCTGCTCAACTTAAAACAAGTTTATTACGAAGTGGAACATTCTGTTATGTCAAAGGTTTCATGCACAGCGTGTAAGGCGGGGGCAGGCCTGTTACAACATTATATGCGGCTCGGTAAAAGTAAAgaggaaataaataagatgatttataaattttgcgtCTCGCTGAATATCCAATCAGCCAGAGTCTGCGATGGAATTACGCGACTATTTGgg AGTGAGGTTATATACGTCCTAAAGCGAGTGACATATGGCCCAGACGAAATATGTAGTTTCGTGATTGGTGATGCTTGTGGCGATGTTTATAACCCGTACCATGAATGGGAAGTAGCTTTCCCGCCAGTGCCAAAGCCGCCGAGACATGATTTAGAAGCGCCTATAGAGAAAGCTCCATCGTTTAAAGTACTGCAAATATCTGACACTCATTTCGACCCGTACTACGCTGAAG GTTCAAACGCAGAATGCAACGAGCCCTTATGCTGTAGAGCGTCAAATGGACCTGCCTTAACCCCTGGTGGGGGCGCTGGCCGTTGGGGGGATTACCGGAAATGCGATACTCCGAAACGCACCATTGACCACATGTTGAAGCATATAGCCGATACGCATACC GACATTGATTACATACTATGGACTGGGGACCTGCCACCGCACGATGTATGGAATCAGACGAAGGAAGAAAATCTTAAAGTCCTTCAGGAAACAGTCGCCCAAATGTCAGATATGTTCCCTGGTGTACCGATTTTTCCAGCCCTTGGTAATCACGAGTCATCGCCAGTGAACag TTTCCCGCCACCATACATATCATCACCGGAGTCTAACATAGGCTGGTTGTATAATGAGCTAGATGCGCAATGGCGGAGGTGGTTACCCGCTGGCGTCTCTCACACTATTAGACGTGGTGCCTTTTACTCGGTCCTTGTAAGACCTGGATTCCGCATTATATCTCTCAATatgaattattgtaataataagaacTG gTGGCTGCTATTAAACAGTACGGATCCTGCGACGGAATTACAATGGTTAATATACGAACTTCAGTCAGCTGAATTCAGTGGCGAAAAAGTTCATATAATTGGCCACATTCCACCGGGACATTCGGACTGCCTGAAAGTGTGGAGTAGGAACTATTACGCTATAATTAATAGATACGAATCCACGATAACCGCACAATTCTTTGGACATACCCATTTTGACGAGTTTGAGGTTTTCTACGATCCGAATGATTTAG GCAGAGCCACAAGTATAGCGTACGTCGGGCCATCCGTATCGccatattatgatttaaactTAGGATATCGAATATACTATGTTGACGGGGACCATGACGCTACAACAAgg ctgGTGGTTGACCATGAAACATggattatgaatttaaaagaagCAAATTTGTTTGGATATCCCATTTGGTATAAATTGTATTCAGCTCGGTCTGCGTACATGATGTCTGCGCTACGACCCGAGGACTGGGACAGATTCATAGACAATATGACTGAGAAGGAagacttatttaatttatatcataa GCATTACTGGAAAAACAGTCCGCGTCGAGGCATATGTGATGGGGAATGTCGAAAGCGGTTGATATGCGACGCACGCTCCGGCCGTTCCCATGACAGACGCGCGTTGTGCGTTAACATAGAAGCAAGAATAGATGGAGCCTCTCCGACTCCCCAGACATGGCGCGCCTGGTTCTACAATGGCCTGTCCGTCTC aatGTCGATGCTCATGCAAATACCTCAAGTGGCCTACCAGATACCAAAATTTGTGATGGGGCTCggttaa
- the LOC125049179 gene encoding sphingomyelin phosphodiesterase isoform X3: protein MVIRLPWLLQAVTLGLTIILVSGNPLFLQTGRNIKPVIKWSQPMDTWNWTEEPRNDEALFSPSNFTHKLPPTANETELIAHMAALKRNYSRLLWDSDKSSNLPLFVDKALKLLNLKQVYYEVEHSVMSKVSCTACKAGAGLLQHYMRLGKSKEEINKMIYKFCVSLNIQSARVCDGITRLFGSEVIYVLKRVTYGPDEICSFVIGDACGDVYNPYHEWEVAFPPVPKPPRHDLEAPIEKAPSFKVLQISDTHFDPYYAEGSNAECNEPLCCRASNGPALTPGGGAGRWGDYRKCDTPKRTIDHMLKHIADTHTDIDYILWTGDLPPHDVWNQTKEENLKVLQETVAQMSDMFPGVPIFPALGNHESSPVNSFPPPYISSPESNIGWLYNELDAQWRRWLPAGVSHTIRRGAFYSVLVRPGFRIISLNMNYCNNKNWWLLLNSTDPATELQWLIYELQSAEFSGEKVHIIGHIPPGHSDCLKVWSRNYYAIINRYESTITAQFFGHTHFDEFEVFYDPNDLGRATSIAYVGPSVSPYYDLNLGYRIYYVDGDHDATTRLVVDHETWIMNLKEANLFGYPIWYKLYSARSAYMMSALRPEDWDRFIDNMTEKEDLFNLYHKHYWKNSPRRGICDGECRKRLICDARSGRSHDRRALCVNIEARIDGASPTPQTWRAWFYNGLSVSPSVEQV, encoded by the exons ATGGTTATTAGATTACCATGGCTTCTTCAAGCAGTAACTCTCGGCCTCACAATAATCTTAGTATCAG GTAatccattatttttacaaacagGCAGAAATATAAAACCAGTTATCAAATGGAGTCAACCAATGGACACCTGGAACTGGACAGAGGAACCTCGCAATGACGAAGCTTTATTTTCGCCATCTAACTTCACCCACAAACTACCTCCTACAGCCAATGAAACGGAACTCATAGCACACATGGCCGCCTTAAAGCGAAATTATTCTCGACTCCTTTGGGATAGTGATAAGAGCAGTAATCTGCCGCTCTTCGTCGATAAAGCGCTCAAGCTGCTCAACTTAAAACAAGTTTATTACGAAGTGGAACATTCTGTTATGTCAAAGGTTTCATGCACAGCGTGTAAGGCGGGGGCAGGCCTGTTACAACATTATATGCGGCTCGGTAAAAGTAAAgaggaaataaataagatgatttataaattttgcgtCTCGCTGAATATCCAATCAGCCAGAGTCTGCGATGGAATTACGCGACTATTTGgg AGTGAGGTTATATACGTCCTAAAGCGAGTGACATATGGCCCAGACGAAATATGTAGTTTCGTGATTGGTGATGCTTGTGGCGATGTTTATAACCCGTACCATGAATGGGAAGTAGCTTTCCCGCCAGTGCCAAAGCCGCCGAGACATGATTTAGAAGCGCCTATAGAGAAAGCTCCATCGTTTAAAGTACTGCAAATATCTGACACTCATTTCGACCCGTACTACGCTGAAG GTTCAAACGCAGAATGCAACGAGCCCTTATGCTGTAGAGCGTCAAATGGACCTGCCTTAACCCCTGGTGGGGGCGCTGGCCGTTGGGGGGATTACCGGAAATGCGATACTCCGAAACGCACCATTGACCACATGTTGAAGCATATAGCCGATACGCATACC GACATTGATTACATACTATGGACTGGGGACCTGCCACCGCACGATGTATGGAATCAGACGAAGGAAGAAAATCTTAAAGTCCTTCAGGAAACAGTCGCCCAAATGTCAGATATGTTCCCTGGTGTACCGATTTTTCCAGCCCTTGGTAATCACGAGTCATCGCCAGTGAACag TTTCCCGCCACCATACATATCATCACCGGAGTCTAACATAGGCTGGTTGTATAATGAGCTAGATGCGCAATGGCGGAGGTGGTTACCCGCTGGCGTCTCTCACACTATTAGACGTGGTGCCTTTTACTCGGTCCTTGTAAGACCTGGATTCCGCATTATATCTCTCAATatgaattattgtaataataagaacTG gTGGCTGCTATTAAACAGTACGGATCCTGCGACGGAATTACAATGGTTAATATACGAACTTCAGTCAGCTGAATTCAGTGGCGAAAAAGTTCATATAATTGGCCACATTCCACCGGGACATTCGGACTGCCTGAAAGTGTGGAGTAGGAACTATTACGCTATAATTAATAGATACGAATCCACGATAACCGCACAATTCTTTGGACATACCCATTTTGACGAGTTTGAGGTTTTCTACGATCCGAATGATTTAG GCAGAGCCACAAGTATAGCGTACGTCGGGCCATCCGTATCGccatattatgatttaaactTAGGATATCGAATATACTATGTTGACGGGGACCATGACGCTACAACAAgg ctgGTGGTTGACCATGAAACATggattatgaatttaaaagaagCAAATTTGTTTGGATATCCCATTTGGTATAAATTGTATTCAGCTCGGTCTGCGTACATGATGTCTGCGCTACGACCCGAGGACTGGGACAGATTCATAGACAATATGACTGAGAAGGAagacttatttaatttatatcataa GCATTACTGGAAAAACAGTCCGCGTCGAGGCATATGTGATGGGGAATGTCGAAAGCGGTTGATATGCGACGCACGCTCCGGCCGTTCCCATGACAGACGCGCGTTGTGCGTTAACATAGAAGCAAGAATAGATGGAGCCTCTCCGACTCCCCAGACATGGCGCGCCTGGTTCTACAATGGCCTGTCCGTCTC ACCAAGTGTAGAGCAAGTTTAG
- the LOC125049179 gene encoding sphingomyelin phosphodiesterase isoform X4 — MVIRLPWLLQAVTLGLTIILVSGNPLFLQTGRNIKPVIKWSQPMDTWNWTEEPRNDEALFSPSNFTHKLPPTANETELIAHMAALKRNYSRLLWDSDKSSNLPLFVDKALKLLNLKQVYYEVEHSVMSKVSCTACKAGAGLLQHYMRLGKSKEEINKMIYKFCVSLNIQSARVCDGITRLFGSEVIYVLKRVTYGPDEICSFVIGDACGDVYNPYHEWEVAFPPVPKPPRHDLEAPIEKAPSFKVLQISDTHFDPYYAEGSNAECNEPLCCRASNGPALTPGGGAGRWGDYRKCDTPKRTIDHMLKHIADTHTDIDYILWTGDLPPHDVWNQTKEENLKVLQETVAQMSDMFPGVPIFPALGNHESSPVNSFPPPYISSPESNIGWLYNELDAQWRRWLPAGVSHTIRRGAFYSVLVRPGFRIISLNMNYCNNKNWWLLLNSTDPATELQWLIYELQSAEFSGEKVHIIGHIPPGHSDCLKVWSRNYYAIINRYESTITAQFFGHTHFDEFEVFYDPNDLGRATSIAYVGPSVSPYYDLNLGYRIYYVDGDHDATTRLVVDHETWIMNLKEANLFGYPIWYKLYSARSAYMMSALRPEDWDRFIDNMTEKEDLFNLYHKHYWKNSPRRGICDGECRKRLICDARSGRSHDRRALCVNIEARIDGASPTPQTWRAWFYNGLPSVEQV, encoded by the exons ATGGTTATTAGATTACCATGGCTTCTTCAAGCAGTAACTCTCGGCCTCACAATAATCTTAGTATCAG GTAatccattatttttacaaacagGCAGAAATATAAAACCAGTTATCAAATGGAGTCAACCAATGGACACCTGGAACTGGACAGAGGAACCTCGCAATGACGAAGCTTTATTTTCGCCATCTAACTTCACCCACAAACTACCTCCTACAGCCAATGAAACGGAACTCATAGCACACATGGCCGCCTTAAAGCGAAATTATTCTCGACTCCTTTGGGATAGTGATAAGAGCAGTAATCTGCCGCTCTTCGTCGATAAAGCGCTCAAGCTGCTCAACTTAAAACAAGTTTATTACGAAGTGGAACATTCTGTTATGTCAAAGGTTTCATGCACAGCGTGTAAGGCGGGGGCAGGCCTGTTACAACATTATATGCGGCTCGGTAAAAGTAAAgaggaaataaataagatgatttataaattttgcgtCTCGCTGAATATCCAATCAGCCAGAGTCTGCGATGGAATTACGCGACTATTTGgg AGTGAGGTTATATACGTCCTAAAGCGAGTGACATATGGCCCAGACGAAATATGTAGTTTCGTGATTGGTGATGCTTGTGGCGATGTTTATAACCCGTACCATGAATGGGAAGTAGCTTTCCCGCCAGTGCCAAAGCCGCCGAGACATGATTTAGAAGCGCCTATAGAGAAAGCTCCATCGTTTAAAGTACTGCAAATATCTGACACTCATTTCGACCCGTACTACGCTGAAG GTTCAAACGCAGAATGCAACGAGCCCTTATGCTGTAGAGCGTCAAATGGACCTGCCTTAACCCCTGGTGGGGGCGCTGGCCGTTGGGGGGATTACCGGAAATGCGATACTCCGAAACGCACCATTGACCACATGTTGAAGCATATAGCCGATACGCATACC GACATTGATTACATACTATGGACTGGGGACCTGCCACCGCACGATGTATGGAATCAGACGAAGGAAGAAAATCTTAAAGTCCTTCAGGAAACAGTCGCCCAAATGTCAGATATGTTCCCTGGTGTACCGATTTTTCCAGCCCTTGGTAATCACGAGTCATCGCCAGTGAACag TTTCCCGCCACCATACATATCATCACCGGAGTCTAACATAGGCTGGTTGTATAATGAGCTAGATGCGCAATGGCGGAGGTGGTTACCCGCTGGCGTCTCTCACACTATTAGACGTGGTGCCTTTTACTCGGTCCTTGTAAGACCTGGATTCCGCATTATATCTCTCAATatgaattattgtaataataagaacTG gTGGCTGCTATTAAACAGTACGGATCCTGCGACGGAATTACAATGGTTAATATACGAACTTCAGTCAGCTGAATTCAGTGGCGAAAAAGTTCATATAATTGGCCACATTCCACCGGGACATTCGGACTGCCTGAAAGTGTGGAGTAGGAACTATTACGCTATAATTAATAGATACGAATCCACGATAACCGCACAATTCTTTGGACATACCCATTTTGACGAGTTTGAGGTTTTCTACGATCCGAATGATTTAG GCAGAGCCACAAGTATAGCGTACGTCGGGCCATCCGTATCGccatattatgatttaaactTAGGATATCGAATATACTATGTTGACGGGGACCATGACGCTACAACAAgg ctgGTGGTTGACCATGAAACATggattatgaatttaaaagaagCAAATTTGTTTGGATATCCCATTTGGTATAAATTGTATTCAGCTCGGTCTGCGTACATGATGTCTGCGCTACGACCCGAGGACTGGGACAGATTCATAGACAATATGACTGAGAAGGAagacttatttaatttatatcataa GCATTACTGGAAAAACAGTCCGCGTCGAGGCATATGTGATGGGGAATGTCGAAAGCGGTTGATATGCGACGCACGCTCCGGCCGTTCCCATGACAGACGCGCGTTGTGCGTTAACATAGAAGCAAGAATAGATGGAGCCTCTCCGACTCCCCAGACATGGCGCGCCTGGTTCTACAATGGCCT ACCAAGTGTAGAGCAAGTTTAG
- the LOC125049179 gene encoding sphingomyelin phosphodiesterase isoform X2 — MVIRLPWLLQAVTLGLTIILVSGNPLFLQTGRNIKPVIKWSQPMDTWNWTEEPRNDEALFSPSNFTHKLPPTANETELIAHMAALKRNYSRLLWDSDKSSNLPLFVDKALKLLNLKQVYYEVEHSVMSKVSCTACKAGAGLLQHYMRLGKSKEEINKMIYKFCVSLNIQSARVCDGITRLFGSEVIYVLKRVTYGPDEICSFVIGDACGDVYNPYHEWEVAFPPVPKPPRHDLEAPIEKAPSFKVLQISDTHFDPYYAEGSNAECNEPLCCRASNGPALTPGGGAGRWGDYRKCDTPKRTIDHMLKHIADTHTDIDYILWTGDLPPHDVWNQTKEENLKVLQETVAQMSDMFPGVPIFPALGNHESSPVNSFPPPYISSPESNIGWLYNELDAQWRRWLPAGVSHTIRRGAFYSVLVRPGFRIISLNMNYCNNKNWWLLLNSTDPATELQWLIYELQSAEFSGEKVHIIGHIPPGHSDCLKVWSRNYYAIINRYESTITAQFFGHTHFDEFEVFYDPNDLGRATSIAYVGPSVSPYYDLNLGYRIYYVDGDHDATTRLVVDHETWIMNLKEANLFGYPIWYKLYSARSAYMMSALRPEDWDRFIDNMTEKEDLFNLYHKHYWKNSPRRGICDGECRKRLICDARSGRSHDRRALCVNIEARIDGASPTPQTWRAWFYNGLMSMLMQIPQVAYQIPKFVMGLG, encoded by the exons ATGGTTATTAGATTACCATGGCTTCTTCAAGCAGTAACTCTCGGCCTCACAATAATCTTAGTATCAG GTAatccattatttttacaaacagGCAGAAATATAAAACCAGTTATCAAATGGAGTCAACCAATGGACACCTGGAACTGGACAGAGGAACCTCGCAATGACGAAGCTTTATTTTCGCCATCTAACTTCACCCACAAACTACCTCCTACAGCCAATGAAACGGAACTCATAGCACACATGGCCGCCTTAAAGCGAAATTATTCTCGACTCCTTTGGGATAGTGATAAGAGCAGTAATCTGCCGCTCTTCGTCGATAAAGCGCTCAAGCTGCTCAACTTAAAACAAGTTTATTACGAAGTGGAACATTCTGTTATGTCAAAGGTTTCATGCACAGCGTGTAAGGCGGGGGCAGGCCTGTTACAACATTATATGCGGCTCGGTAAAAGTAAAgaggaaataaataagatgatttataaattttgcgtCTCGCTGAATATCCAATCAGCCAGAGTCTGCGATGGAATTACGCGACTATTTGgg AGTGAGGTTATATACGTCCTAAAGCGAGTGACATATGGCCCAGACGAAATATGTAGTTTCGTGATTGGTGATGCTTGTGGCGATGTTTATAACCCGTACCATGAATGGGAAGTAGCTTTCCCGCCAGTGCCAAAGCCGCCGAGACATGATTTAGAAGCGCCTATAGAGAAAGCTCCATCGTTTAAAGTACTGCAAATATCTGACACTCATTTCGACCCGTACTACGCTGAAG GTTCAAACGCAGAATGCAACGAGCCCTTATGCTGTAGAGCGTCAAATGGACCTGCCTTAACCCCTGGTGGGGGCGCTGGCCGTTGGGGGGATTACCGGAAATGCGATACTCCGAAACGCACCATTGACCACATGTTGAAGCATATAGCCGATACGCATACC GACATTGATTACATACTATGGACTGGGGACCTGCCACCGCACGATGTATGGAATCAGACGAAGGAAGAAAATCTTAAAGTCCTTCAGGAAACAGTCGCCCAAATGTCAGATATGTTCCCTGGTGTACCGATTTTTCCAGCCCTTGGTAATCACGAGTCATCGCCAGTGAACag TTTCCCGCCACCATACATATCATCACCGGAGTCTAACATAGGCTGGTTGTATAATGAGCTAGATGCGCAATGGCGGAGGTGGTTACCCGCTGGCGTCTCTCACACTATTAGACGTGGTGCCTTTTACTCGGTCCTTGTAAGACCTGGATTCCGCATTATATCTCTCAATatgaattattgtaataataagaacTG gTGGCTGCTATTAAACAGTACGGATCCTGCGACGGAATTACAATGGTTAATATACGAACTTCAGTCAGCTGAATTCAGTGGCGAAAAAGTTCATATAATTGGCCACATTCCACCGGGACATTCGGACTGCCTGAAAGTGTGGAGTAGGAACTATTACGCTATAATTAATAGATACGAATCCACGATAACCGCACAATTCTTTGGACATACCCATTTTGACGAGTTTGAGGTTTTCTACGATCCGAATGATTTAG GCAGAGCCACAAGTATAGCGTACGTCGGGCCATCCGTATCGccatattatgatttaaactTAGGATATCGAATATACTATGTTGACGGGGACCATGACGCTACAACAAgg ctgGTGGTTGACCATGAAACATggattatgaatttaaaagaagCAAATTTGTTTGGATATCCCATTTGGTATAAATTGTATTCAGCTCGGTCTGCGTACATGATGTCTGCGCTACGACCCGAGGACTGGGACAGATTCATAGACAATATGACTGAGAAGGAagacttatttaatttatatcataa GCATTACTGGAAAAACAGTCCGCGTCGAGGCATATGTGATGGGGAATGTCGAAAGCGGTTGATATGCGACGCACGCTCCGGCCGTTCCCATGACAGACGCGCGTTGTGCGTTAACATAGAAGCAAGAATAGATGGAGCCTCTCCGACTCCCCAGACATGGCGCGCCTGGTTCTACAATGGCCT aatGTCGATGCTCATGCAAATACCTCAAGTGGCCTACCAGATACCAAAATTTGTGATGGGGCTCggttaa
- the LOC125049689 gene encoding uncharacterized protein LOC125049689 has protein sequence MDIHPELVEPLSPRISYNNSSSYWKSEDSGYHTSFTPGSLECSEVSNDSINSTFIKGRICFRSPYQVDYFNISPDDLVSHANISACIRNNDSFKDSPKGRRGIKRPFPDELENIDIPYNSIPTPTTLIAGGLRKLKFNDTKPKASKSLGHTDDIHEFYNLHEKVHTFPSTPIKKTCRTNCHLNSPTSLKRPAKKLNFAIHSLSCEAKGLQPVTKVTKSKAVKSIQFRPEQKIDIIKMLYEKVNMRPPLMKIFSYLSNEDIFNFTLVSPLWLTVWENISKTSKLLEYRTFLKNVEENVENRDVAPKILGSHQKKPLSETNNIIVSKTRPVSPPDTPRTIKFKRFTKAASLDLRKQLSCVRCHQPAKVTEESSGEEWVECTSVTCSYQYCKFCKCDRHPGKKCFKYDLDGPSPSKRKKNTYAIGTKKSRKNLRRLL, from the exons ATGGATATTCATCCAGAACTTGTTGAGCCCCTGTCACCTAGAATATCTTACAATAACAGCAGTAGTTACTGGAAAAGTGAGGATAGTGGCTATCATACATCTTTTACCCCTGGCTCACTAGAATGCTCCGAAGTATCGAACGATAGTATCAACTCCACTTTTATTAAAGGACGGATATGCTTCAGAAGTCCTTATCAGGTAGACTATTTCAATATATCTCCCGATGACCTTGTATCACATGCCAACATTTCAGCTTGTATAAGAAATAATGATTCTTTTAAAGATTCTCCTAAAGGTCGAAGAGGCATTAAGAGGCCGTTTCCTGATGAGTTAGAGAACATTGATATCCCATATAATTCCATACCTACTCCAACAACCTTAATAGCTGGTGGCTTGAGAAAACTAAAATTCAATGATACTAAACCAAAAGCATCTAAGAGCTTAGGTCACACAGATGATATACATGAATTTTACAACCTTCATGAAAAAGTTCATACTTTTCCATCCACTCCAATAAAGAAAACTTGTAGAACAAATTGTCACTTAAACAGTCCAACAAGCTTGAAGAGACCAGCAAAGAAGTTAAACTTTGCTATCCATTCACTCTCATGTGAAGCCAAAGGATTGCAACCTGTGACTAAAGTCACTAAGTCAAAGGCAGTGAAATCTATTCAATTTAGACCTGAACAGaaaattgatattattaaaatgttgtatgAGAAGGTGAATATGAGACCTCCATTAATGAAGATATTTAGTTACTTATCTAATGaggacatttttaattttaccttaGTTAGCCCATTGTGGCTAACAGTCTGggaaaatataagtaaaacaAGTAAACTGTTGGAGTACAGAACATTTCTCAAAAATGTAGAGGAGAATGTAGAAAACAGAGATGTTGCACCAAAAATTCTTGGATCACACCAGAAAAAGCCACTTTcagaaacaaataatattatagtttcAAAAACTCGACCAGTTAGTCCACCAGATACACCAAGGACTATTAAGTTCAAGAGATTTACAAAG GCTGCATCACTGGATCTACGAAAACAACTGTCTTGTGTGAGATGCCATCAACCTGCCAAGGTAACGGAAGAAAGCTCTGGAGAAGAATGGGTGGAATGTACAAGTGTAACTTGTTCTTACCAGTATTGTAAGTTCTGTAAATGTGACAGACATCCAGGTAAGAAATGCTTTAAATATGATTTGGATGGCCCCAGCCCTTCTAAACGGAAGAAAAATACTTATGCTATCGGAACCAAGAAGAGCCGAAAAAATCTGAGGCGGCTGTTGTGA